The DNA segment TTGACGCATCTTGTCTGTTGGGAATCCTACCAATGCAGCACTTAAATATAGCTCACAAATCATTCCATAAGCAACAGCATAGCCATGGAGTATAGGTCTACCTTGTTTAAGTGCAAATGATTCGAAAGCATGACCAGCAGTATGACCAAAATTAAGAGCTTTTCTTATGCCTTGTTCTAATGGATCTTTATCGACAATTTGTTCTTTCACGCTGACACTGTCGGCAACCATTCTTTGGAGTTTTGCTAAATCAGGATTCACTAGATCGAAGCTGATAAGCTCGGCCCACATCTTTTCGTTACTTATTAATCCGTGTTTTAGCATTTCTGCATATCCTGAGCATATATTCATGTTATCAAGAGTGTTGAGAAATGTAGTATTGAGAATGACAAATTTTGAATCGTTAAAGACACCTATTTCATTTTTTAAACCATTATAGTTTATACCTGTTTTTCCACCTACAGAAGCGTCAACCATAGCGAGTAAGGTTGTCGGTATATTGATGAAATTAATTCCTCGTTTGAATGTAGATGCTGCAAATCCACCTAGGTCAGTAACCATTCCACCACCAAGATTTATAAGCAGAGAATGTCTTGAAGCTCCACCATTGCCAAGATTTGTCCATACTTTATCAAGCGTATCTAGATTTTTTACGGTATCTGATGTACCTATTGTTATTGTATCATAACCATTAAGGCATTGGTAACCTTCTATTAATGGTAAACACAAATGCTCTGTAGAAGAGTCTATAAGAATAAAAATCTTGTCATGTTCGCACTGGTTTATGGCGTTTGTTAAGTCTTGTTCCAAATTATCAGAGATGATAATTCTTTGATTATTTTTCATATTGTTTTCATAATTGCTGTTATGCAAAAGTACTTATTTTACAATGTAACACCAAATTTTTTATACTATATTTGATAAAGTCACTATTTTTTGTGTAATAATATTCTTCGCAATAATTATTATATTTCCTAAAATATGTTATAAGGAGATGATACATCCATTGAATGATATATGTGTATGAACAAAAAAGATAAAAAATGTATTTTTGCCACTTATTCTTATTTGCTGTGTTAAACCATTTGATTAATTTTGCGTCATAAAAGAGAAAATCAAATAATTATATAAATATGAGAAGAATCCTTTTGCTGATTGTGATAGTCTTTATCTCGTCGGCCTATACATCCGCTCAACAGCGTAAAATATCCGGAAAGTTGATAGATGCGGATACAAATGAAGCAATAATGCAGACGACAATACAGCTGCTTAAATCTGACAGTACGTTTATTGGTGGCAGTGTGACATCAGATGACGGAATATTCAATGTCGCAGCACCTTCTAATGGAAGGTATCTTATTAAAATATCTAATGTTGGATATCCTACTATATATAAGAAGATAACCATGGCTGGTGATAAAAATATAGATATGGGGACTATTGTGTATAAGGCTAAAACGATAATGCTTAAGGGGGCTGTTGTTACGGCACATATGGCAAAGGTACAAGTTAAGAAAGATACTTTCATGTATAACGCAGATGCATACCGTACGCCAGAAGGTTCTGCTATAGAAGAATTGGTTAAAAAATTGCCAGGTGCTCAGATTGACGATAACGGGAAAATAACAATTAATGGTAAAGAAGTCAAAAAAATACTGGTCGACGGAAAAGAATTTTTCACAGGTGATACCAAAACAGCTCTTAAGAATCTTCCTACTTCTATTATTGAGAAAATAAAAGCGTACGATGAAAAGAGTGATTTAGCTAAAGCTACTGGAATAGATGATGGCAATGATCAGACTGTTCTTGACTTTGGTGTAAAAAGAGGCATGAAGAAAGGATTTTTTATGAATGCTGATGTTGCTGATGGAACTCATGATCGTTATTCTGGTAGAGTAATGGGTGCAAAAATGCAGGACGATATGCGATATATGATGTTTTCTAATGCTAACAATACAAACGATATGGGATTCCCTGGCGGTGGTCGAGGAGGTGCTTTTGGTGGTGGAAATCAGCAAGGTCTAAACTCTTCTAAAATGTTAGGACTTAATATAAATTACGATAATGGAAAAACATTTTCTCTTAATGGAGGCATCAGATGGAATCATAGCGATGGTGATCAAAGAATAAGGCAGTCTACTGAAAACTTTGTGACCGCTAATGGAGCTTTCTCCAATAGTTTGTCTCAACAATATTCAAGAAGCGACACTTGGAATGGTAATGCACGTTTAGAATGGAAACCTGATTCGATGACAGATATATTGTTCAGACCAACTTTTAGTTATACTACAAGTGATAGTAGGTCTGTCAGTAGTTCTGCTTCATACAATGTAGATCCATATCTTTATGTTACAGACCCTCTCGCTTTGGAGTCAATACAAAAGTTAGCTTCTGACAGTATGATGGTCAATACCCGATTTAATAATTCGGTGAGCAACAGTAATAGCAAAAATGTAAGTGGTACTTTACAGATAAACAGAAGACTTAATGATAAAGGTAGAAGTATTACTCTTGTTACATCTGGTGGTTATTCAACATCAGACAGCAAATCAATATCTTCATCTAATGTGACCTTGTATCAGTTGAAGAATTCTTTAGGTCTTGATTCATTATATCAAACAAATAGATATAATGTAACTCCATCGAAGAATTGGAATTATAGTGTACAGGGAACTTACAGTGAGCCGATTGCAAAGTCTATATTCTTGCAGATGAGTTACCAGTTTCAATATAAATATAGTAAAAGTGATCGAGCAACTTACGACTTTAGTCATCTGAATGGTATATCTTTCCAAGATATAATTCCATCTTATGGCGGTTGGGACAGCTATTTCAATCGTTTTGTAACTACTTCTAATCCAATAGAAAATTATGAGGATAAAAATCTAAGTAGATATTCTGAATATAAGAATTATATACAGGATATAGAGTTGATGCTACGTGTTATAAAACAAAAATATAATTTCAATATAGGCGTTCAGGTTGAACCTCAGAATAATAAGTTTATCCAGAAATATCAGGGCGTACAGACTGATACAACTCGTACAGTGACTAATATAACACCAACATTTGATTTCAGATATAAATTTTCTGATGTCAGTCAACTGAGAATTAATTATCGTGGAAGTTCTACTCAGCCAGGAATGTCTGACCTTCTTGATATTACTGATGATAGTGACCCATTGAATATCACCAAAGGTAACCCTGGATTAAAGCCTTCGTTTACTAATGAACTGAGATTCTTCTATAATAATTATATTCAAAGTCATCAGAGGGCTATTATGGCGAATCTGGACTTTACTTCAACACGTAACAGTATTAGTAATATGGTTACATATAATGAGACAACAGGTGGAAGAATAAGCCAACCTCAGAATATAAATGGAAACTGGACGGCAATGGGTATGTTAATGTATAATACATCCATTGACAGTACGGGCTATTGGAATGTCAATACATTCACGACACTTAACTATAATCATTATGTAGGATATCTTTATCAGCAGGCCTTAAAATCATCAACAGAGATGACGACTCTCAGCACTTCTGTGTCGGAAAGACTTGCGGCTAGTTACCGTAACGATTGGATAGAGATAGAACCGAATGGTAGTGTTAACTATACTCATGCTCGTAATGACTTGCAAAGCACAAGCAATTTGGATACATGGCAGTTTTCTTATGGTATGAATCTGAATTTTTATACTCCTTGGGGAGCATCACTAAGTACAGACATTCATCAGAATAGTAGAAGGGGATATAATGAGGCGTCAATGAATACTAATGAACTGGTATGGAATGCACAATTGAGCCAGAGTTTCTTAAGAGGTAAACCACTTACCGTTTCTGTACAATTGTATGATATACTGAAGAAACAGAGTAACTTCAGCCGTACAATATCTTCAATGATGCGTAGTGATACTGAGTATAATAGTGTAAACAGTTATGCAATGGTACATGTTATATATCGTATGAATATGTTTGGCGGTAAAGGAATGCATAATGGAATGAATAGCGGTCCTGACGGTAGACAAGGTTTCGGTAATAGAGGTGGCTTCGGCGGCGGCAGACCTGGAGGCGGTTATGGTGGAGGTCATCATGGCGGCGGAGGCTTCGGCGGTCCTATGATGTAATAAACTACTATAGGGAATGCAAAAATTCACCATATACTAGGTTTAGAAATTTGTTTTTCTACTTAGTGTATGGTGAATTTCTTTATATAATTTATATTAAAACACTTTTGGCGTTGAAGTATTCTCTATTCAAATTATTTTTATAAAGATCTTTTATTCTTGTCTTCTTTTATAAGTTTTTCAATTACAGAAGGAAAATATTTCTGTTCTAGTAACATTTCTTTTGCTGCAATATCATATGGAGTGTCTTCTGGATTAATGGATGTGCGGTATTGAGCTATAATATCACCACCGTCACATACATTACTTACATAATGTACAGTCATTCCTGTTTCTTTTTCCCTGTTAGCCTTTATCGCCTCGTGTACACGATGACCATACATGCCTTTACCACCATACTTTGGAAGTAGGGCAGGATGGATATTTATGATTTTATGATGGTATCTATTAATAAGAAAATCTGGAACCATAAGAAGAAACCCTGCAAGCACAATGAAATCAATCTCATATTTCTTCATTATAGCCATCAAGGTATTCTCATTCTTAAATTCATCTTTTGAAACAACTTCTGTAGGTACATTGTATTTTTTAGCACGTACTAGAGCGTAAGCATCTGCTCGGTTGCTAAGAACTAATGATATTTTTATGTCTTTTGATTTGGAAAAGTGCTTTATGATGTTTTCGCAGTTGGAGCCTTGACCTGAAACAAAAATTGCGATGTTAGTCATTATGATATTTAGAGTTTATGTGGTTATATTAATCATTTTCGTCAAAGTCTGTATCATCAAAATTAAATCCGAATTCAGCAGGCTCAGTAAAAGAGTCAAGGCTTCGCCTTTCCTTCTTCGTTGGTCTACCTGTTCCTCTTGCTCTGTCTACGAAGCCACTAATTCGGCTCATTTCCAATAGCTCGTATTGTTTTTGGTCTGTCACATTATCATATACTTGAGGTACTAATTTAGCACCAACCCTTTGTTCAATGCATTGCAAAACGCGAAAAGAATATGTAATAGGAGATCTCTTTACGCTAATTGTTTCGCCTACCTTTATATTACGAGACGGTTTTACATTAACACCGGCAATAGTGACACGTCCATTCTTGCATGCATCTGCAGCTATCGAACGCGTCTTAAATATGCGGGAAGCCCACAACCATTTGTCAATTCTTGCTTCTTCCATAATTATTATTACTAATGCTTCTTATTAAAAGCATTCATAGTTATATCAATTCCAGTCAGAACAAAACTTTTTATAATTTCTGTAGCATTATCGATATTAGGTTTAAGTATATCCATATCTTTAGCATTGTATTTTCCTAATACCCAATCTACTTGTCCTCCTCTAGGGAATTCGTTGCCAATGCCGACACGAAGTCGAGCATATTGCTGAGTTCCTAATACAGACTGTATATTGCCAAGACCATTATGCCCACCGTTGCTGCCGTTTGGCTTTAGTCGAAGAGAACCAAGCGGTAACGACAAATCATCAACGATAACAAGTAGATGCTCAATCGATATATTTTCTTTGTTAATCCAGTAACGCACAGCATTACCACTCAGATTCATGTACGTACTAGGCTTTAATAGAATCACTTTACGTCCTTTTATACTTGTCTCGCTAACGAATCCGTAACGTTTGTCGTCAAAAACAATATTGGACGCTTTTGCAAAAGCGTCCAATACCATGAATCCTGTGTTGTGGCGGGTTCCGTCGTATTCATCACCGACGTTGCCCAAACCGACAATCAAATATTTATCCATTTATATAATTAGAAAAATATTGTTGCTTTATTCTGCTGCAGAAGATTCTGTTGTTGCTTCGTCTTCATCACTAGAAGATGCTGTAGCCTGACGTGTTGACTTAATAGAACATACGACAACATCTTTGCCTGTAACTATTTCAAGACCTTCGAATTTTAACATTCCAACTTTAATGCTCTTTCCGAGTTTCAAACTTGTAACATCTATATCCAAATGTTCCGGAATCTGCTGGTATGAAGCTTTTATGTTTATTTTGCGGATAGAAAGGTTCATACGACCACCATCGCGTACAC comes from the Xylanibacter oryzae DSM 17970 genome and includes:
- the pth gene encoding aminoacyl-tRNA hydrolase, whose protein sequence is MDKYLIVGLGNVGDEYDGTRHNTGFMVLDAFAKASNIVFDDKRYGFVSETSIKGRKVILLKPSTYMNLSGNAVRYWINKENISIEHLLVIVDDLSLPLGSLRLKPNGSNGGHNGLGNIQSVLGTQQYARLRVGIGNEFPRGGQVDWVLGKYNAKDMDILKPNIDNATEIIKSFVLTGIDITMNAFNKKH
- the purN gene encoding phosphoribosylglycinamide formyltransferase — protein: MTNIAIFVSGQGSNCENIIKHFSKSKDIKISLVLSNRADAYALVRAKKYNVPTEVVSKDEFKNENTLMAIMKKYEIDFIVLAGFLLMVPDFLINRYHHKIINIHPALLPKYGGKGMYGHRVHEAIKANREKETGMTVHYVSNVCDGGDIIAQYRTSINPEDTPYDIAAKEMLLEQKYFPSVIEKLIKEDKNKRSL
- a CDS encoding RNA-binding S4 domain-containing protein; translated protein: MMEEARIDKWLWASRIFKTRSIAADACKNGRVTIAGVNVKPSRNIKVGETISVKRSPITYSFRVLQCIEQRVGAKLVPQVYDNVTDQKQYELLEMSRISGFVDRARGTGRPTKKERRSLDSFTEPAEFGFNFDDTDFDEND
- a CDS encoding outer membrane beta-barrel protein, which produces MRRILLLIVIVFISSAYTSAQQRKISGKLIDADTNEAIMQTTIQLLKSDSTFIGGSVTSDDGIFNVAAPSNGRYLIKISNVGYPTIYKKITMAGDKNIDMGTIVYKAKTIMLKGAVVTAHMAKVQVKKDTFMYNADAYRTPEGSAIEELVKKLPGAQIDDNGKITINGKEVKKILVDGKEFFTGDTKTALKNLPTSIIEKIKAYDEKSDLAKATGIDDGNDQTVLDFGVKRGMKKGFFMNADVADGTHDRYSGRVMGAKMQDDMRYMMFSNANNTNDMGFPGGGRGGAFGGGNQQGLNSSKMLGLNINYDNGKTFSLNGGIRWNHSDGDQRIRQSTENFVTANGAFSNSLSQQYSRSDTWNGNARLEWKPDSMTDILFRPTFSYTTSDSRSVSSSASYNVDPYLYVTDPLALESIQKLASDSMMVNTRFNNSVSNSNSKNVSGTLQINRRLNDKGRSITLVTSGGYSTSDSKSISSSNVTLYQLKNSLGLDSLYQTNRYNVTPSKNWNYSVQGTYSEPIAKSIFLQMSYQFQYKYSKSDRATYDFSHLNGISFQDIIPSYGGWDSYFNRFVTTSNPIENYEDKNLSRYSEYKNYIQDIELMLRVIKQKYNFNIGVQVEPQNNKFIQKYQGVQTDTTRTVTNITPTFDFRYKFSDVSQLRINYRGSSTQPGMSDLLDITDDSDPLNITKGNPGLKPSFTNELRFFYNNYIQSHQRAIMANLDFTSTRNSISNMVTYNETTGGRISQPQNINGNWTAMGMLMYNTSIDSTGYWNVNTFTTLNYNHYVGYLYQQALKSSTEMTTLSTSVSERLAASYRNDWIEIEPNGSVNYTHARNDLQSTSNLDTWQFSYGMNLNFYTPWGASLSTDIHQNSRRGYNEASMNTNELVWNAQLSQSFLRGKPLTVSVQLYDILKKQSNFSRTISSMMRSDTEYNSVNSYAMVHVIYRMNMFGGKGMHNGMNSGPDGRQGFGNRGGFGGGRPGGGYGGGHHGGGGFGGPMM
- the aroB gene encoding 3-dehydroquinate synthase — translated: MKNNQRIIISDNLEQDLTNAINQCEHDKIFILIDSSTEHLCLPLIEGYQCLNGYDTITIGTSDTVKNLDTLDKVWTNLGNGGASRHSLLINLGGGMVTDLGGFAASTFKRGINFINIPTTLLAMVDASVGGKTGINYNGLKNEIGVFNDSKFVILNTTFLNTLDNMNICSGYAEMLKHGLISNEKMWAELISFDLVNPDLAKLQRMVADSVSVKEQIVDKDPLEQGIRKALNFGHTAGHAFESFALKQGRPILHGYAVAYGMICELYLSAALVGFPTDKMRQTVKFIKEYYGLFDFTCNDYDHLLELMTHDKKNTAGIINFTLLSGIGDIKINQTATKEEIFDSLDFFREG